From Paenibacillus sp. V4I7, one genomic window encodes:
- a CDS encoding zinc-binding dehydrogenase, with translation MFVTISGSGSARALAQRLGADEFVDYTTQDYVYMLTDYDYVIDTRGASEIHKQMKILKPGGKLVSLNAGPNARYANQIPELATTKKILFSLLGAPFDGIAKWQRKSYDFIYVQPNGQQLAAITQYFEKTNINPVIDSEYSFNEVNAAIAKIATGHSLGKVILIVDDEE, from the coding sequence CTGTTCGTCACCATTAGTGGTAGCGGGTCCGCACGTGCCTTGGCTCAAAGACTCGGGGCAGATGAGTTTGTCGACTATACAACACAAGACTATGTTTACATGCTGACAGATTATGATTACGTTATTGATACCCGAGGAGCCAGCGAAATTCATAAACAAATGAAGATACTGAAGCCTGGTGGAAAATTAGTGTCGTTAAACGCAGGCCCCAACGCTCGCTATGCTAATCAAATCCCAGAACTAGCAACGACGAAAAAAATTCTATTCAGTCTACTGGGAGCACCTTTTGATGGTATCGCTAAATGGCAAAGGAAAAGTTATGACTTCATATACGTGCAGCCGAATGGACAACAACTAGCTGCAATCACACAGTATTTTGAAAAAACCAACATTAATCCAGTGATTGATTCCGAGTACTCCTTTAACGAAGTGAATGCCGCGATTGCTAAGATTGCGACGGGGCATAGCCTAGGGAAAGTTATATTGATAGTAGATGATGAAGAATGA